TCTTGCACGACTATGAATGGTCAATGAGAGTCGATGGCAACCGATATCTCGATAGTATGCAGCTAAAATTGGTGTTGGTCGGGAAGCCATGTGTTTAATCTCCAGGGGAGGAGATTGGCGGATTCTGGTCGGCCCTGAAGGGGAGCACGAACTAGTACGGGCCACCGGCTATTTCTGAAAGCAATCACTATAAATCGGTAGAATGCCATGCCAAAAGGCCATGGTCCAGTTGTTCTGTTCTTATCATGGGGCTGCAATGCTCCGATGTAGAGACTGCACGAGCATGCCTACTTCCTATAGTCTTGAGACCTCTCAGTGTCGGTATTATCTTTCACCTCGGAGGTACCAATAGTGACAGTTGTTTGAATGCGACCACAGACTTCCACCCGCTGGGCGTTTCGCTTCTCCAAGTAGCAAATTCCAATGGTGGTGATAAACAGAGCCAACCCCATACAGATCATTGCAATGCTACCCTCTCTCCAATCTGGGCCCTGAGTTGTGCTGTAAAATAGCAGTGACCAGAACATATAGACCGCAGTGGCAAAGGTATTCATAGCACCGAGAATTACTCCGCGCTTCGCGTCGTCTTCTCCAGTGGCCGCATTTGCCCAGGCAAAAAGCACAGTCTGGCCGGCGTACTGGGAACCATTCAAGAATAATGCGAAGAACTTAGCTCCAGTGGATGGGGGTCGCAGCATGATCGCTCCAGACAGAATGGCAGTGCAGGATAAGAAAACCCCCACATGCCATGGGCGTCTGGTGAAGTCCGAATACCAGCCAAGCAAAATGGTGGTGAGAATTCCTACGCCCGCTATGCCGGTCGGGATGTAATTGACTTGTGACACGGTGTATTGCCCTGTTGATGAGAGCCAAAGACTCATGATAGCATTGCTTGAGAACATTTCGGTGTTGCTGGCGAATATCCAAAGCAGGATGAAACCTACCCAATGCCACGTCCGCAGGATCCGCGATATCAGATTCCAGCCCAGAACACCACGATGTTTCTTAACTTCAGGAAGTCGCTCAATAGCAAGTTTCCTCTCCTCTGCACTGAGCCACCATGCGGTTGTCGAAGTTGGGGTATCCGGGAATGCGAGAAACCCAAAAATGGCCACTGGAATTGTGATGCAGAAGTCCAAGATGAATAACCACCTCCAACCAGGAAGACCCCTAACACCATCTGAGGAGCATCAAAAATTAGTCCAAAGATGTCAGGGTCTAGCAGAAGCGGGCAAATCTTACCAAGACTCTTGTGAATACCCCCTTGCATAAATCCAGAGAACATGGTTCCAGCCAAACCACTGCTAGTGAAGATCGCAGTTCTTTTGCCGAGCTCGTTCGGCTTATACCAACTTCCGAGAATATACTGGCAGCCAACAAATGTAGACGACTCAAAGATGGCTTGGAAAAACCTAATGACCATGACCTGCCATGGATGGTGCGCCAACCCAGTTCCCAAAGTGAGCAAGCCCCAGGATACCATACACGCCGGGAAATAAATGCGCGGAGGGAGCTTTTGTAGCGCGATGTTGTTCGGGATTTGTCCCAAAACGTAGCCACCGTAAAAAACTATCATTGGTTAGGCGCAAAGTTGGAAATTTTCGATCCCAGGCCCAGCACGCTTACTTACTTGTGTTGGCAATGTTCAATTGGTTGCCGTGAAAGCGCAAGTCATCTTTCATTCCACTCACATATGCATTGTTCAGGTTCATTCGATCAAGATAATTGACCCAATACATCAGACAGCAAAAAGATAGAATAACCAAGTCAAGCTTGACCAACAGCTTTCGTTCTGCCTCGGTGGCTGCGGGCTTACCCCAAACAACCTCTCGAAGTTTGGAGAGAATGAACATTGTAGATCTCTCGTCGCTCAGCTCTTTGCTTGTGCAGAACTGATGAGGGTCGATACCTATGGGTCCTGAAGACTGCCCAAAAAATCTCTTAACAATACTCCCTATCTCCACTATCTCCACGCCCTCTTTCTCATGATCTCTAGAAAATAGGTCCGAATGTCGGGATCACTGCTTTCAAACTTCAGTAGATGAGAGAATTGGCATTGATATGCGAAGGTCGGAGATCAGTGTTCTTACGTTCTCGGCGGATTAACATCTTTCCTTCCCAGAAATTTATTATCACATCTACATCCTAGAGACTTGCACACGATCTGGAAGAATCAAGTTAAATTCAATGTCCAATGATTGTTACAATTttaaaaaataaaattaTAGTaggaaccaaaaaaaaaattgacaCCACAGTCATAGAAATCCACCGAGAGATGAGTCGACGTCTAACACGCTGGTTTTCGCCAAAAGAGCCCTTTAAGATACTACAGATTAGCCTCGCAGGAGGTACCTCGGGAATAGCAAAGACGCTTGCCACTTGCTTAACAAGTGAAGGCTAGCGAGTAGCTTGTTGGGATATCCAGCAAGAGGCTGGAAAGGCCGGTGCAGCACAGCCGAGGGAAAATGTTATCTCTTTCTAACTCGACATCTGCAACTATGACGATCAGGCTACCGTCTTCACACAGATTTATGAGAAATGGAGCAGGCTAAATGCCTTGCTTGCCCATGCTGGTGATTCAGTACTCGGTGCACATGAAAGATAGTCTGTCATCTTCAAGGCTCAGCCTACGGAGATCTTGTGGGATCGATGTCCCTACTGGTGTTACTTACAGTTACTAGACAATGTACACCAGTTGGAGATATGAACCGTGGGCAAGGGTCTTGTAGCGGCATACATCCAGGGCCAGTGAGGCCCACCTTGTAGAACCTACGACCGAAGGTGGCGCTCCCTTAGAAAGTCATGGTGTAACTTTGACCGGTCCGATACAAATCTTCATTGCTAGAACTTAGAAAGCGTAGGGGGTGTAACTCCCAAGAAAAACTACCGTCTTGTGCGGCTAATGGCAATGTATTAAAGGTACCTTTGCTGTAGGGATCGAGTAGAAACCATGGGAATTTTTGAACATTGGGGTGTGAAACTTGACCGGACACATTGAAACAGCACGACCGTTTCTGTGCTTGGATAGGCCTGGGTAGAATGTTGTCCACGTTTGGGCCAGGGAAAGAATCCGAGGACATCGCTGACATCTAGATTTTCCAACCTCAAACATGATCTACTTTCTCTTCAGAAGTCTGAGTGGTCGTCATTTGTCGAACGTTCAGGTTGACCCGTTTGCTAGACATCCAACCCTTCCACATCTCGTATGGACCAGGCGGCATTCCCGGAGCAGACCCCCCAGAGGATGGCCAGTCGGCCAGCCATTTTGGACAGGTCAAGGGCAGGATTTTTGGGACTCCGTGCCAGGCAAACCGCGATTGACCGTTCATGTAAACCGTATCACCGGAGCGGAGACGAATAATCTCGCAACCGTTCCCGTCATCGTGGCTAGCCAAGAACAATCCATCACATCCAAAACTCACGCTGATCAAGCCTACGTCACACTCCTCACTCACGTCCCGGTGCACGCTCAGGGTATCTCCCGCGGAGTAAAGGTTCAAAATGGCAGCCTGGGCTAAAGTGGTTGGGAAAGCTGCACGTAGCACCTTTGCAATATCCGGCGGGAACTCCGGTGGTGTTCCAGGTGGGTACACTTTGGCAGTCCAGTCGTACTGTCCACCTAATGTCACCCAGCGCAGCTTTTTCTCCAAGAGATGTTGAACTGTCAAAGGCTTGTGCAACTGAGGATCCTTGGGCTGGAAAGACCGAGTGGGTTCGTCTGCAAAGAACGACTTGGGCAAGTGGTCTTCTTCTGATTTTTCAGGGTACGTAACATCGTAGTGCAGGTGGAGGTTTGTCCGATGCTCTGGATTGGGTAAGTCTCGGTGAAAGAGGCGAGAGAGCAATTCGATCTGTACAGTAGGAGGAAACAAGGCGGGGATCATCATGAGACCTGTCAGGAGGTCAGGCATAGCTCTTTGTCCTGCTGGGTCAGTTCCAAATTGAGGCGATACAATGCTAACCGGAAATCGAGTTGTGAGCGAATACTGGGATGTTCTCAGCCAGAGGAGCATGCTCTTCTGTTGCAGCATAGCTTCCAAGAATGAAATCATCAAATGCTAATCGTAGATTTTGGCTGGACATATACTGCATGATCGTCACTCCATCGGGAAGTTGATCAGGATCGATCCGTTGTAGGTCGAGGATCCCCGGATCGTTGTCAACTTCGGACAAGGCAATCCTAGAGTATTTCTTATAGCAAAGTCTCACTGGATCAGGAGGGCGATCATAAGCACTAAGACCCTTAATTTGGGCCATtgcgaagagatgaagtCCGAGAGAAAGTTGGATaaagaaaggaaaggcaCGCACTTCACCGCCCTAGGATGGGCGCGGGGGTTGTTTGTTTTGTGTCTTTCTCTCCCCACTATTGAAATACTGTCTTTCGCCAATTTCTCTTCAACAAGTAACATTTTTTACGATCTCCAGGTGGAATATAGATAGCGTGCTGCTCCTGCTGTTCTCGGATATCAACATCCTAGGATGTAAGTAGTGGCTATCTCCTCTCCTTGCTTCCCCTACAAATTCTTCTTGGCAACGTCTCTCCAATTTGTGTCAAATCTTCATTCTGGCCTTTCTGTCTTGAAATTGTTAATCTCATTTACAGCAGAAAAGGATCGAATGTCGGCTACCATGGAAAACTATCAGAAAATTGAGAAAATTGGCGAAGGTGTGTACTCTCGACGTGACTGTCGTCACCCACAGCCCAACTCACGCGTTGACGTCTCGTAGGCACTTACGGTGTGGTCTACAAGGCCCGTGAACTCAATCACCCTAACCGTATCGTTGCACTGAAGAAAATTCGCCTCGAAGCTGAAGATGAGGGTGTTCCCAGCACTGCAATTCGCGAGATTTCCCTCCTCAAGGAGATGCAGGACCCCAACATTGTCCAGCTGCTGAATATTGTCCACGCCGATGGCCACAAGCTCTACCTTGTTTTTGAATTCCTCGATCTCGACCTTAAGAAATATATGGAGGCTTTACCTGTCAGCGACGGTGGACGAGGGAAGCCTTTACCCGATGGGTTCAAGGCGGGTACAACGCTGGGCCTGGGGGATGCAATTGTCAAAAAATTCATGGCCCAGCTTGTTGAGGGAATCCGATACTGCCATAGCCACCGAATTTTGCACCGTGACTTGAAGCCCCAAAATCTGTTGATCAACCGCGAAGGCAATTTGAAATTGGCTGATTTCGGTCTTGCAAGAGCGTTCGGTGTTCCCCTTCGCACCTACACTCATGAGGTATACTTCGCTTTTTTGATTCCGTTGATTGAATTCTCTGTTTACTGACATGATTCACAGGTTGTCACATTGTGGTACCGTTCTCCAGAGATTCTGCTGGGTGGACGTCAGTACTCTACGGGGGTTGATATGTGGTCCGTGGGTGCCATTTTCGCAGAGATGTGTACACGCAAGCCTCTCTTCCCCGGTGACTCTGAAATTGACGAGATCTTCAAGATCTTCCGGTAAGAGTGGTCCTGTTCTGTTCTGTATTCATTGATATTAACGAAGTGCAGCATCCTTGGTACGCCTGGTGAGGACGTCTGGCCCGGCGTAACCTCGTTCCCCGATTACAAATCCACTTTCCCCAAGTGGAAGCGCCCTGATGCTGAAATTGTTCCCGGGCTAGAGGAGGCCGGATGTCAGCTCTTGGAGTCTCTGCTTGAGTTTGACCCTGCACACCGACTATCGGCTAAGCAGGCCTGTCTCCACCCGTACTTCCGCAACGGTACCGCCTTCTACTCCGGACGTGGTGCAAGTAACAGCTTCCAGTAGTGTGACGACTCCACGCCTTTTCTGTGTAGTCTTATTCACCCCGGGGAATGATTTCGGGGCAtgttttctttctcctctttcGGCGTTCAATGGGGAGTGTTATGGAGGGCGGGCTTACTGGATACGAATGTGCTTTAGTCTTGAATAACAGGCGTACATACCCTTTCTACCCTGTAATCTGATCTGGAAAATGATGTTACGGTACCATTGTATTCAGCTTCTTCAGCCTCAGGTTAATATCAACCGTGAGCCATATGCAGGTCAATCGTCATCGGCCCCTATGTCAGCTGAACTTCGCTCCCACAGAACTTTGCATCTCATTCGAGTTTAGTTCTTCCATTCCTTGCTTTCTCGCGGCTTTCTCTCCTCTTGACTTGCTCGAGACTGCCGTGTCTGATTCAGTCGAGACTTAAATCGGATTTCCTGCATATTCGTTTTGAGCCCGTTTCAGGAGGGGGGGCTGAGACTTGAGGTGGGGCCGAAAGCACCATTTTGTAGTCAGATTCGCTCGTTCGCCCGCTAGTCCAATGCAACTGCAGCCTTGCGATCAGCGCTTCTATGAAGAACAGGCCCAAGCCCAGCAAATCAATCCGAGGGAATGAAAGCTGAGGCTATGTTCTCGGCTCGGGGTGGCCGTGTGAGGGGAAAATTGGGAAATGTATTCCCAACCTCTTACTTAGAAGAGATACCTGGTCTCGTCTCCATTTTCATCAGTGATCGTCACCATTTCTGGAGGTGATTAGTACTCTATAAGAGAAATAGCCGCCCATGCATCTCCACCGCAGCGCTTCCTCCTTGAGACAAAACAGCATGAACAAGGAAACAAAAAGATCCTCAAGCAAACAACGAACGTCAACCCAGAGACCCCAGACCTCAATCATGGAGTTCGACGACGAAATGGGTTATGATATAGCAGGACCAGGCTCCTCGCGCTCAAGCCGCCGACCACCCCGCTCACGCTGTCAAGCACCCCAGGAATCTGTGAAGCAGTTCTGGGAACAGTTCAACACCAAGTACCCGGGCAAAGTGTACACGGTATTGCCGGACAATCCGTATGCACGCACGCGGGCCAAGCACGTACCAAGCGGCTGTATCCAGGGCGACGAGGCCGTCAAATCTTACGAGCAGGCGCGCCAGGAATGCCAAAAGTCCGTCGACCGTATTGTCAAGGAATGCGAGCGCGTGAATCAGAAATATACAGACCCCCATTTCGATATCGAGCTAGACCTGAAGTGTGGTCGGAGACACTATCTCGATGGATTGGATAAATCCAATAACGAGTTCAGACCCCAGGGAGTTAAGAGAGTGTCCGTTAGTTTGAAATTCACATGCCTTGGAGGGATCGGATTATGGGTTGCTGATTGTTTTTGACTTAGGAAATATTTGAGAATCCGCAGTTCTTTGTCAATGGACCAAGCGCGTCAGATGTACGACAGGGATATGATGGGGATTGCTGGCTCATGGCTGCGCTTTGTACTATGGGAAATAAGGCGGAGCTGATCCAGAAGATTTGTGTTGCTCGCAATGAAGAGGTTGGGATTTATGGGTTTGTTTTCTATCGAGGTAATCGTGTGCTCTCCCGTTTGATATGGAATCATGCTGACTTCGATCATCAGACGGCGAGTGGCAGCAGTGCATTGTAGATGATAAGCTCTATCTCCGCGCTGCTGACTATGATGAGTCTGTGGTTGAACGACCCCTGTGGGACGACATAAATCGGAATGACACGGAGGAAGAGTACCGGCGAGTCTGGCAAACAGACTCGCGCGCCCTATACTTCGCGCAGTGTGTCGATGAAAACGAGACTTGGCTACCTCTTCTAGAGAAAGCCTTCGCAAAGGCTCACGGAGACTATTCTGCGATCGAGGGTGGGTTTGTTGGTGAAGCACTCGAGGATCTCACCGGAGGTGTAACGTCTGAGGTCCTATCCAGTAATATCCTGAATAAAGACCGCTTTTGGACCGAGGAAATCATGAAGGTCAACAAGGAATTCCTGTTTGGTTGCGGGACAGGCCTGTTTTCAAACTGGTTAGAGCCCTCGTACCAGGGCCCACCGA
Above is a window of Penicillium digitatum chromosome 2, complete sequence DNA encoding:
- a CDS encoding MFS pantothenate transporter, putative, which codes for MFILSKLREVVWGKPAATEAERKLLVKLDLVILSFCCLMYWVNYLDRMNLNNAYVSGMKDDLRFHGNQLNIANTIFYGGYVLGQIPNNIALQKLPPRIYFPACMVSWGLLTLGTGLAHHPWQVMVIRFFQAIFESSTFVGCQYILGSWYKPNELGKRTAIFTSSGLAGTMFSGFMQGGIHKSLDGVRGLPGWRWLFILDFCITIPVAIFGFLAFPDTPTSTTAWWLSAEERKLAIERLPEVKKHRGVLGWNLISRILRTWHWVGFILLWIFASNTEMFSSNAIMSLWLSSTGQYTVSQVNYIPTGIAGVGILTTILLGWYSDFTRRPWHVGVFLSCTAILSGAIMLRPPSTGAKFFALFLNGSQYAGQTVLFAWANAATGEDDAKRGVILGAMNTFATAVYMFWSLLFYSTTQGPDWREGSIAMICMGLALFITTIGICYLEKRNAQRVEVCGRIQTTVTIGTSEVKDNTDTERSQDYRK
- a CDS encoding Oxidoreductase, 2OG-Fe(II) oxygenase family gives rise to the protein MAQIKGLSAYDRPPDPVRLCYKKYSRIALSEVDNDPGILDLQRIDPDQLPDGVTIMQYMSSQNLRLAFDDFILGSYAATEEHAPLAENIPVFAHNSISGLMMIPALFPPTVQIELLSRLFHRDLPNPEHRTNLHLHYDVTYPEKSEEDHLPKSFFADEPTRSFQPKDPQLHKPLTVQHLLEKKLRWVTLGGQYDWTAKVYPPGTPPEFPPDIAKVLRAAFPTTLAQAAILNLYSAGDTLSVHRDVSEECDVGLISVSFGCDGLFLASHDDGNGCEIIRLRSGDTVYMNGQSRFAWHGVPKILPLTCPKWLADWPSSGGSAPGMPPGPYEMWKGWMSSKRVNLNVRQMTTTQTSEEKVDHV
- a CDS encoding Cyclin-dependent kinase, with protein sequence MENYQKIEKIGEGTYGVVYKARELNHPNRIVALKKIRLEAEDEGVPSTAIREISLLKEMQDPNIVQLLNIVHADGHKLYLVFEFLDLDLKKYMEALPVSDGGRGKPLPDGFKAGTTLGLGDAIVKKFMAQLVEGIRYCHSHRILHRDLKPQNLLINREGNLKLADFGLARAFGVPLRTYTHEVVTLWYRSPEILLGGRQYSTGVDMWSVGAIFAEMCTRKPLFPGDSEIDEIFKIFRILGTPGEDVWPGVTSFPDYKSTFPKWKRPDAEIVPGLEEAGCQLLESLLEFDPAHRLSAKQACLHPYFRNGTAFYSGRGASNSFQ